In one Anaerolineae bacterium genomic region, the following are encoded:
- a CDS encoding DegV family protein, which produces MVHIVTDTTSCLPPEVAEQYDIPVIPQVIHLGEETYAEGRDLTLEQFLDYLVSHRGLPKTSAPPPAWFVPVFQRLTATGEPVLCIHPSTDLSGTVRSATVAAQDFPDADIRVLDTRLIAVSLGKVVELAAQWAAQGMDADTLEQRVMDMARRNRLYFVVDTLDYLAQGGRIGKAAHLLGTALRIKPILALEDGVIVAHHKERTLRRALDYLTRTVVAEYPRQGEGHLQVMHAAVPERAQALAERLAAELGLEEVPIAPLPPAIITHAGPGALAVSFFRDAA; this is translated from the coding sequence ATGGTGCATATCGTCACCGACACCACCTCTTGTCTGCCCCCCGAAGTGGCCGAGCAGTATGATATCCCGGTGATCCCACAGGTCATCCATCTGGGGGAGGAAACTTACGCAGAAGGCCGCGACCTGACCCTGGAGCAGTTCCTGGATTACCTGGTCTCCCATCGGGGCCTGCCCAAGACCTCCGCCCCGCCGCCCGCTTGGTTTGTACCCGTCTTCCAGCGCCTGACCGCCACCGGGGAGCCCGTCCTGTGCATTCACCCTTCCACCGACCTCAGCGGCACGGTGCGCTCGGCCACCGTGGCGGCTCAGGATTTTCCCGATGCCGACATCCGGGTGCTGGACACCCGGCTTATCGCCGTGTCCCTGGGCAAAGTGGTGGAGTTGGCGGCTCAATGGGCCGCGCAGGGGATGGACGCCGACACCCTCGAGCAACGGGTGATGGACATGGCCCGCCGCAACCGGCTGTACTTCGTGGTGGATACGCTGGATTACTTGGCCCAAGGCGGGCGCATCGGTAAAGCGGCGCACCTGTTGGGCACGGCCTTGCGCATCAAGCCCATCTTGGCCCTGGAAGACGGGGTCATTGTGGCGCATCACAAAGAACGTACCCTGCGCCGTGCCCTGGACTACCTGACCCGTACCGTGGTGGCCGAATACCCGCGCCAGGGGGAAGGACACCTACAGGTGATGCACGCAGCCGTGCCCGAACGGGCGCAGGCTCTGGCCGAACGCCTGGCCGCCGAACTGGGGTTGGAGGAAGTGCCCATCGCCCCCCTGCCGCCGGCCATCATTACCCATGCCGGGCCGGGGGCGCTGGCGGTGAGTTTCTTCCGCGACGCGGCCTAG